Proteins found in one Oryza glaberrima chromosome 4, OglaRS2, whole genome shotgun sequence genomic segment:
- the LOC127772155 gene encoding basic blue protein-like — MGRSLCASSFVAVGLVVLVCSAAAAAAETYVVGDSKGWGFSVAYDSWASGKAFAAGDTLVFNYQAGVHNVVAASAAEYRSCRVRNAADAAATAAGSAEVELKEGVNYFICGVPGHCAAGMKLRVVADEFPSADTK; from the exons ATGGGAAGAAGCTTATGTGCAAGCAGCTTTGTGGCAGTAGGGcttgttgttcttgtttgttcagcggcagcagctgctgctgagACTTATGTCGTGGGAGACTCCAAGGGATGGGGCTTCTCCGTCGCGTATGACAGCTGGGCCAGTGGGAAGGctttcgccgccggcgacacaCTTG TGTTCAACTACCAGGCGGGCGTGCACAACgtggtggcggcgagcgcggcggagtACCGGAGCTGCAGGGTGCGCaacgcggcggacgcggcggccacggcggccggGAGCGCCGAGGTCGAGCTCAAGGAGGGCGTCAACTACTTCATCTGCGGCGTCCCCGGCCACTGCGCCGCCGGGATGAAGctccgcgtcgtcgccgacgaaTTCCCCTCTGCAGACACCAAATAA